The Candidatus Aramenus sp. CH1 genome includes a region encoding these proteins:
- a CDS encoding glycosyltransferase, whose amino-acid sequence MKIAVVNPIPLDIDLLGGGGVVFTNIVRILKDRGHNIDLYTPLYPYKFRQAINDSVNKIVVNPLFRPFSTLVTLSPFVEFGVARLYLVSSYFRSFEGYDYLICSTYDDLIGHYDFGYIHYPARKFFSPVDVTKIRSFTDLLNYITSFSFKDETKRLVANSTYTAKLLYEKEKRSADVLYPPVRLINCKDEGKDNVVVSLGRIARDKKYEDVIYAAEALKDTKFIIVGRIQNEKYYEELRRRNPSNVSFLTNASDEEKQQVLCKAKVILHTKREEPFGIAIAEGMSAGAIPLVYKNGGAWFDIVSEGRFGYGYERVEELPELIKQALSDDKLRKEAKERATMFSDKNFRENFLKITGL is encoded by the coding sequence ATGAAAATAGCTGTTGTCAATCCTATTCCCCTAGACATAGACTTGCTTGGAGGAGGAGGTGTTGTCTTTACTAATATTGTTAGAATATTAAAGGATAGGGGTCATAATATTGATTTGTATACACCCCTATATCCTTACAAGTTCAGGCAAGCCATAAACGACTCCGTAAATAAAATTGTCGTAAATCCATTGTTTAGACCTTTTTCCACTTTGGTAACTCTTTCACCTTTTGTTGAGTTTGGAGTAGCCAGATTATATTTAGTCTCCTCTTATTTCAGATCTTTTGAAGGTTATGATTACTTAATATGTAGTACATATGATGACTTGATTGGGCACTATGATTTCGGATATATACACTACCCTGCCAGAAAGTTTTTTAGTCCAGTTGATGTTACAAAAATTAGGAGCTTTACTGATCTTCTTAACTATATTACTTCTTTTAGCTTTAAGGATGAAACAAAACGATTGGTTGCAAACTCCACGTATACTGCAAAACTTCTTTATGAGAAGGAAAAGAGGTCAGCTGATGTACTTTACCCTCCAGTGAGGCTAATTAACTGTAAGGATGAGGGGAAAGATAATGTAGTAGTTAGCTTAGGAAGGATAGCTAGGGATAAGAAATATGAAGACGTAATTTATGCAGCTGAGGCTCTAAAGGATACGAAATTTATAATAGTAGGAAGAATTCAAAATGAGAAATATTACGAAGAACTGAGGAGGAGAAATCCTTCAAATGTAAGTTTCTTAACTAATGCGAGTGACGAAGAAAAACAACAAGTTTTATGTAAGGCTAAGGTAATCTTACACACAAAGAGAGAGGAACCTTTTGGAATAGCAATAGCAGAAGGAATGAGCGCAGGAGCTATACCACTCGTTTATAAAAATGGAGGAGCGTGGTTTGATATAGTTTCCGAGGGAAGATTCGGATACGGTTATGAAAGGGTAGAAGAATTGCCTGAACTAATTAAACAGGCGTTAAGCGACGATAAGTTGAGAAAAGAGGCTAAAGAGAGGGCTACAATGTTTAGTGATAAGAACTTTAGGGAGAATTTTCTAAAAATAACCGGGTTATGA